The proteins below are encoded in one region of Sphaerodactylus townsendi isolate TG3544 linkage group LG06, MPM_Stown_v2.3, whole genome shotgun sequence:
- the NAP1L1 gene encoding nucleosome assembly protein 1-like 1 isoform X3 yields the protein MMQNPQILAALQERLDGLVGTPTGYIESLPKVVKRRVNALKNLQVKCAQIEAKFYEEVHELERKYAALYQPLFDKRSEIINAVYEPTEEECEWKTDVEEEISEEMKEKAKLEEEKKDEEKDDPKGIPEFWLTVFKNVDLLSDMVQEHDETILKHLKDIKVKFSEAGQPMTFTLEFHFEPNEYFTNEVLTKTYRMRSEPDDSDPFSFDGPEIMGCTGCQIDWKKGKNVTLKTIKKKQKHKGRGTVRTVTKTVSNDSFFNFFCPPEVPESGDLDDDAEAILAADFEIGHFLRERIVPRSILYFTGEAIEDDDDDYDEEGEEADDEEGEEEADEENDPDYDPKVSDYWEHALTYHLKT from the exons CTTACCTAAAGTAGTAAAGAGACGTGTGAATGCACTCAAAAATCTTCAAGTGAAATGTGCACAGATAGAAGCAAAATTCTATGAAGAAGTTCATGAATTGGAAAGAAAATATGCTGCTCTTTATCAGCCTTTGTTTGACAAG AGGAGTGAAATCATCAATGCAGTTTATGAACCTACGGAGGAAGAATGTGAATGGAAAACAGATGTTGAGGAGGAGATTTCA GAGGAAATGAAAGAGAAGGCCAAgcttgaagaagagaaaaaggatgAAGAAAAAGATGATCCTAAAGGAATTCCGGAATTTTGGTTGACTGTATTCAAGAACGTTGATTTGCTCAGTGATATGGTTCAG GAACATGATGAAACTATTCTGAAACACTTGAAAGATATCAAAGTGAAGTTTTCAGAGGCTGGGCAGCCAATG acatttacATTAGAATTCCACTTTGAACCTAATGAATATTTCACAAATGAAGTGCTGACAAAAACGTACAGAATGAGATCAGAACCTGATGATTCTGATCCTTTCTCCTTCGATGGACCAGAAATTATGGGGTGTACTGG GTGCCAAATAGACTGGAAAAAGGGGAAGAATGTTACTTTGAAAACCAtcaaaaagaagcagaagcacaAGGGGCGTGGAACAGTTAGAACAGTGACAAAAACAGTTTCTAATGACTCTTTCTTCAACTTTTTCTGTCCTCCTGAAG TTCCCGAAAGTGGAGACTTG GATGATGATGCTGAAGCAATTCTTGCTGCTGATTTTGAAATTGGTCACTTTCTACGGGAGCGCATAGTTCCACGATCCATATTGTATTTCACAGGAGAAGCCattgaagatgatgatgatgat tatGATGAAGAAGGTGAGGAGGCTGATGATGAG gaaggggaagaggaagcagaTGAAGAAAATGATCCCGATTATGACCCTAAAGTAAGTGATTATTGGGAACATGCCTTGACA